In Takifugu flavidus isolate HTHZ2018 chromosome 13, ASM371156v2, whole genome shotgun sequence, the following are encoded in one genomic region:
- the rpgrip1l gene encoding protein fantom isoform X2: MLSMSNHDETAADVPVRDTAVPMSTLQARLQPDPPVLQNARSRQDVSRVSREELEDRFLYLQEENVHLKEHANIQDEKIKKLGTKLMKMVKDRGRLEQLVAGRGQPVSKVRDLEMEEMVEELQEKVQTLQKQNEVLKQRHHASRQQLLSLQSRRAPPYGHIQSRVNSGLKKLHDDASSGSRPKCTWRLEGGKPSAGLLPRFGHSLLEEARAEIRSLENVNELQQNNMKEMERALALLQEELRKKEADYEEKLLLIRQQRTSKVRSHVDSNVTLIKLQKQLADRSNTVTEMEARFLQLQESQKTLKASYDAAVGQADELLAQLKSEKQKNLELADQLQLSNVANIRAQQLQEQLNDVEQERDLLKESNAKLLNSAFDVSREQKWQIQEQQLRVQISQLERALQADLVDKNEILDRIKAEQEAKERLTEEMKKLKIDCLEKQLQLEELNSRLKLYSREGEFSAAELTEALLLIKKEKAQKKMGFLTEVEEDTNSLRELKAAHAETIQELQKTRKILNMESNICNDYKLELEQLSKKMNSDQARYRQTLEQQTQLLDARAAKINKLEAQLREIAYGAKMYTFQAEVTGEHEADEETVHLEHGENLLELHIIGATLSPSAMELLGECEPSTFCTYTFYKFEMHCTPLVMGDEPKYGFTSKYIVNMDNDFLEYVHRHSVTVELHQKLVGCNWRTVAASQLRLQQLLEHEGKVQGSVPLVGMSNEVPAFGSLHYWFRLKLPMTETIHLYKEKVKAVDYIHSALSQDTQQLSSSRWNELHITVQRCRDLKPRGSQEPSPYVVFRFFKFPDYPTATVHGSFQPHFSDTKSYSVCMDTELDQYLRQELIQFYVFDFKEQELDSYMGKVRIPLLPLAQDQEITGVFELTDDSGHPAGHIEVMLKWKSTYKTENYFLPSSSISTTKDGQYFLPGSTFLLTGGRKEEVEQEKEVLHPWQDEEKDETQEEERANGDAVNATSQPDRAACQVPLPKPRQKTHLKEVKKVTFVDASITDNTQQAESLRGVSVEKTQMSPSHIVKDVLSPASQSTEEEKDEESQFSEGQLVSTSCQSDDSELSEEIVEDVVVPPAKEDQGESTESDSDDCIVQAQTTGRKPSERMRVEILSLSLVPEGRVAQDSSVARLFVEYSLLDLHTEETPLSLPKPPRGTNINYNYSKVVPVDAENNSTRRQLLRAVLQGKNPQMERIRFTVVSEPPEEEEDRECEDVGVAFLRIPDILEQQQDLTETSLNSGDTRTHTNRWTVSAATYCLFPAVLDVTDSSETLGTLTVTVEGLEALQAIMEDEDQDQETPITSLLLLR, from the exons A tgttAAGTATGTCCAACCACGATGAGACTGCAGCAGATGTCCCAGTCAGAGACACCGCGGTTCCTATGTCCACACTGCAAGCAAGACTACAGCCAG ATCCACCAGTGCTTCAGAATGCTCGGAGCCGTCAGGATGTCTCACGGGTGTccagggaggagctggaggataGGTTCTtgtacctgcaggaggagaatgtGCACCTCAAAGAGCATGCTAACATACAGGATGAGAAAATCAAAAA ACTCGGTACAAAgttgatgaagatggtgaaggaCCGGGGTCGTTTAGAGCAGCTGGTAGCGGGTAGAGGCCAGCCGGTGTCCAAGGTGAGGGATCTGGAAATGGAGGAGATGGTGGAAGAGCTCCAGGAGAAAGTGCAGACGCTGCAGAAGCAGAATGAGGTGCTAAAACAGCGCCACCACGCGTCCAGACAGCAACTCCTGAGTTTGCAAAGCAGAAGGGCACCACCTTATGGTCACATCCAGTCTCGCGTTAATTCTGGACTGAAGAAGCTGCACGATGACGCTTCCTCTGGTTCTCGGCCCAAATGTAC CTGGAGATTGGAAGGAGGGAAACCTTCAGCTGGTCTTCTACCTCGGTTTGGACACAGCCTGCTCGAGGAGGCACGGGCTGAAATCCGCAGCCT GGAAAATGTTAATGAGCTACAGCAGAATAACatgaaggagatggagagagcctTGGCACTACTGCAGGAAGAGCTGCGGAAAAAGGAGGCTGATTATGAGGAGAAACTTCTGCTGATTCGACAGCAACGGACCTCTAAAGTCAG GTCACATGTGGACAGCAATGTGACCCTGATCAAACTACAGAAGCAGCTAGCTGACAGATCCAACACTGTGACTGAGATGGAAGCTCGATTCTTACAATTACAGGAG AGTCAGAAGACATTAAAGGCCAGTTATGATGCAGCAGTGGGACAGGCGGATGAGCTGCTGGCTCAGCTGAAGAGTGAAAAGCAGAAGAATCTGGAGTTGGCAGATCAACTGCAGCTCTCAAATGTGGCCAACATCAGGGCACAGCAG ctacaggagcagctCAATGATGTAGAACAAGAGAGGGACCTGCTGAAGGAGAGCAATGCCAAACTTCTCAACAG TGCCTTCGACGTGTCTCGGGAACAGAAGTGGCAGATCCAGGAGCAACAGTTGAGAGTGCAGATTTCCCAGCTAGAGAGAGCATTGCAGGCTGATCTTGTGGACAAAAATGAGATTCTTGACAGGATCAAAGCTGAACAAG AGGCCAAAGAGAGGCTgacagaagaaatgaaaaaacTCAAGATTGACTGTCTGGAGAAGCaactgcagctggaggagctgaacagtCGTTTAAAGCTGTACTCCAGG GAAGGTGAATTCAGTGCAGCTGAACTGACTGAGGCGCTGCTGCTTATTAAG AAGGAGAAGGCTCAGAAGAAGATGGGGTTTttaacagaggtggaggaggacacaaATAGCTTGAGAGAGCTGAAAGCTGCTCATGCTGAGACCATCCAGGAGCTCCAGAAGACCAGAAAAATCCTGAACATGGAGAGCAACATCTGCAACGACTACAAG CTGGAGCTTGAGCAGCTGTCAAAGAAGATGAACAGTGACCAAGCAAGGTACAGGCAGACGCTGGAGCAGCAGACGCAACTACTGGATGCAAGGGCAGCAAAAATCAACAAACTGGAAG ctcagctcagagagATCGCCTATGGTGCAAAAATGTACACCTTTCAAGCAGAGGTCACTGGAGAACATGAGGCAGACGAGGAAACTGTTCACCTGGAGCATGGAGAAAACCTTCTTGAGCTCCATATCATTGGTGCCACACTGTCGCCATCAGCAATGGAGCTCTTGGGCGAATGTGAACCCTCCACTTTTTGTACATACACCTTCTATAAGTTTGAAATGCACTGCACCCCGTTGGTGATGGGAGACGAACCCAAATATGGCTTCACATCCAAATACATCGTTAACATGGACAACGACTTCCTTGAGTACGTCCACAGACACTCCGTCACAGTGGAGCTTCATCAGAAGCTGGTGGGTTGTAACTGGAGGACGGTGGCAGCTTCTCAGCTCCGACTGCAGCAGCTTCTAGAGCACGAAGGAAAAGTTCAGGGCAGTGTGCCGCTGGTTG GCATGTCCAATGAGGTTCCTGCCTTCGGTTCCCTGCATTACTGGTTCAGGTTGAAGCTTCCCATGACTGAAACCATCCATCTCTATAAAGAGAAGGTGAAGGCTGTGGACTACATCCACTCTGCTCTGAGCCAAGACACACAG CagctgtccagcagcaggtggaatGAGCTTCACATCACCGTGCAAAGATGCAGAGATCTGAAGCCTAGGGGGTCACAGGAGCCAAGCCCATATGTGGTCTTCAGGTTCTTTAAGTTCCCCGACTACCCCACTGCCACTGTCCATGGCAGCTTCCAGCCGCATTTCAGTGACACCAAGTCCTACAGTGTCTGCATGGACACAGAGCTGGATCAGTACCTGAGGCAAGAGCTCATTCAGTTCTACGTGTTTGACTTCAAAGAGCAGGAGTTGGACAGTTACATGGGGAAGGTCAGAATACCTCTGCTGCCACTGGCTCAAGATCAGGAGATCACTG gtgtgtttgagCTGACCGATGACTCTGGACACCCTGCTGGACATATCGAAGTGATGCTGAAATGGAAATCCACTTACAAAACTGAAAACTACTTCCTTCCATCGtcctccatcagcaccaccaaAGACGGGCAGTACTTTCTGCCGGGCAGTACTTTCTTACTGACAGGCGGTAGGAAAGAGGAAGTGGAACAAGAAAAAGAGGTGCTTCACCCTTGGCAGGATGAGGAGAAAGATGAGACCCAAGAAGAGGAGCGGGCCAACGGAGACGCTGTCAACGCGACGTCTCAGCCCGATAGAGCTGCATGTCAG GTTCCTCTGCCTAAACCCAGACAGAAGACACACCTAAAGGAGGTCAAAAAGGTCACGTTTGTAGATGCCAGCATCACAGACAACACCCAGCAG gctGAGAGCTTAAGAGGTGTCTCAGTGGAGAAGACACAGATGAGTCCATCACATATTGTCAAA GATGTTTTGAGTCCAGCATCTCAaagcacagaagaagaaaaggacgaAGAGTCTCAGTTCTCTGAGGGACAGCTGGTCTCCACCAGCTGCCAGTCTGATGACTCTGAACTCTCTGAGGAGATCGTGGAAG ATGTTGTTGTCCCGCCAGCCAAAGAGGATCAGGGGGAATCGACTGAGTCCGACAGTGATGACTGCATCGTTCAGGCTCAGACCACAGGGAGGAAG CCCTCAGAGCGGATGCGCGTGGAGATCCTGTCTCTTAGCCTTGTGCCAGAGGGTCGAGTGGCCCAGGACAGCAGCGTGGCCCGTCTGTTTGTGGAGTACTCCCTCTTAGATCTGCACACAGAGGAAACACCCCTGTCCCTGCCCAAACCACCCCGGGGCACAAACATCAACTATAACTACAGCAAAG TTGTTCCTGTGGATGCGGAGAACAACAGCACGAGGCGGCAGCTGCTGAGGGCGGTACTGCAGGGAaagaaccctcagatggagcG aatcCGCTTTACTGTGGTGAGCGAGCctcctgaagaagaggaggacagggagtgTGAAGACGTCGGAGTGGCCTTTCTGAGAATTCCTGATATTCTGGAGCAACAACAGGACCTGACTGAGACCAGCCTGAACAGTggggacacacgcacacacacaaacaggtggACAGTCTCTGCTGCCACTTACTGTCTGTTTCCTGCAGTTCTGGACGTGACGGACAGCAGTGAGACGCTCGGCACACTAACTGTGACTGTCGAGGGTCTGGAGGCGCTGCAGGCCATCATGGAGGacgaggaccaggaccaggagactCCCATCACTTCTCTGCTTTTACTGAGATGA
- the rpgrip1l gene encoding protein fantom isoform X6 — protein MLSMSNHDETAADVPVRDTAVPMSTLQARLQPDPPVLQNARSRQDVSRVSREELEDRFLYLQEENVHLKEHANIQDEKIKKLGTKLMKMVKDRGRLEQLVAGRGQPVSKVRDLEMEEMVEELQEKVQTLQKQNEVLKQRHHASRQQLLSLQSRRAPPYGHIQSRVNSGLKKLHDDASSGSRPKCTWRLEGGKPSAGLLPRFGHSLLEEARAEIRSLENVNELQQNNMKEMERALALLQEELRKKEADYEEKLLLIRQQRTSKVRSHVDSNVTLIKLQKQLADRSNTVTEMEARFLQLQESQKTLKASYDAAVGQADELLAQLKSEKQKNLELADQLQLSNVANIRAQQLQEQLNDVEQERDLLKESNAKLLNSAFDVSREQKWQIQEQQLRVQISQLERALQADLVDKNEILDRIKAEQEAKERLTEEMKKLKIDCLEKQLQLEELNSRLKLYSREGEFSAAELTEALLLIKKEKAQKKMGFLTEVEEDTNSLRELKAAHAETIQELQKTRKILNMESNICNDYKLELEQLSKKMNSDQARYRQTLEQQTQLLDARAAKINKLEAQLREIAYGAKMYTFQAEVTGEHEADEETVHLEHGENLLELHIIGATLSPSAMELLGECEPSTFCTYTFYKFEMHCTPLVMGDEPKYGFTSKYIVNMDNDFLEYVHRHSVTVELHQKLVGCNWRTVAASQLRLQQLLEHEGKVQGSVPLVGMSNEVPAFGSLHYWFRLKLPMTETIHLYKEKVKAVDYIHSALSQDTQQLSSSRWNELHITVQRCRDLKPRGSQEPSPYVVFRFFKFPDYPTATVHGSFQPHFSDTKSYSVCMDTELDQYLRQELIQFYVFDFKEQELDSYMGKVRIPLLPLAQDQEITGVFELTDDSGHPAGHIEVMLKWKSTYKTENYFLPSSSISTTKDGQYFLPGSTFLLTGGRKEEVEQEKEVLHPWQDEEKDETQEEERANGDAVNATSQPDRAACQVPLPKPRQKTHLKEVKKVTFVDASITDNTQQAESLRGVSVEKTQMSPSHIVKDVLSPASQSTEEEKDEESQFSEGQLVSTSCQSDDSELSEEIVEDVVVPPAKEDQGESTESDSDDCIVQAQTTGRKPSERMRVEILSLSLVPEGRVAQDSSVARLFVEYSLLDLHTEETPLSLPKPPRGTNINYNYSKVVPVDAENNSTRRQLLRAVLQGKNPQMERIRFTVVSEPPEEEEDRECEDVGVAFLRIPDILEQQQDLTETSLNILDVTDSSETLGTLTVTVEGLEALQAIMEDEDQDQETPITSLLLLR, from the exons A tgttAAGTATGTCCAACCACGATGAGACTGCAGCAGATGTCCCAGTCAGAGACACCGCGGTTCCTATGTCCACACTGCAAGCAAGACTACAGCCAG ATCCACCAGTGCTTCAGAATGCTCGGAGCCGTCAGGATGTCTCACGGGTGTccagggaggagctggaggataGGTTCTtgtacctgcaggaggagaatgtGCACCTCAAAGAGCATGCTAACATACAGGATGAGAAAATCAAAAA ACTCGGTACAAAgttgatgaagatggtgaaggaCCGGGGTCGTTTAGAGCAGCTGGTAGCGGGTAGAGGCCAGCCGGTGTCCAAGGTGAGGGATCTGGAAATGGAGGAGATGGTGGAAGAGCTCCAGGAGAAAGTGCAGACGCTGCAGAAGCAGAATGAGGTGCTAAAACAGCGCCACCACGCGTCCAGACAGCAACTCCTGAGTTTGCAAAGCAGAAGGGCACCACCTTATGGTCACATCCAGTCTCGCGTTAATTCTGGACTGAAGAAGCTGCACGATGACGCTTCCTCTGGTTCTCGGCCCAAATGTAC CTGGAGATTGGAAGGAGGGAAACCTTCAGCTGGTCTTCTACCTCGGTTTGGACACAGCCTGCTCGAGGAGGCACGGGCTGAAATCCGCAGCCT GGAAAATGTTAATGAGCTACAGCAGAATAACatgaaggagatggagagagcctTGGCACTACTGCAGGAAGAGCTGCGGAAAAAGGAGGCTGATTATGAGGAGAAACTTCTGCTGATTCGACAGCAACGGACCTCTAAAGTCAG GTCACATGTGGACAGCAATGTGACCCTGATCAAACTACAGAAGCAGCTAGCTGACAGATCCAACACTGTGACTGAGATGGAAGCTCGATTCTTACAATTACAGGAG AGTCAGAAGACATTAAAGGCCAGTTATGATGCAGCAGTGGGACAGGCGGATGAGCTGCTGGCTCAGCTGAAGAGTGAAAAGCAGAAGAATCTGGAGTTGGCAGATCAACTGCAGCTCTCAAATGTGGCCAACATCAGGGCACAGCAG ctacaggagcagctCAATGATGTAGAACAAGAGAGGGACCTGCTGAAGGAGAGCAATGCCAAACTTCTCAACAG TGCCTTCGACGTGTCTCGGGAACAGAAGTGGCAGATCCAGGAGCAACAGTTGAGAGTGCAGATTTCCCAGCTAGAGAGAGCATTGCAGGCTGATCTTGTGGACAAAAATGAGATTCTTGACAGGATCAAAGCTGAACAAG AGGCCAAAGAGAGGCTgacagaagaaatgaaaaaacTCAAGATTGACTGTCTGGAGAAGCaactgcagctggaggagctgaacagtCGTTTAAAGCTGTACTCCAGG GAAGGTGAATTCAGTGCAGCTGAACTGACTGAGGCGCTGCTGCTTATTAAG AAGGAGAAGGCTCAGAAGAAGATGGGGTTTttaacagaggtggaggaggacacaaATAGCTTGAGAGAGCTGAAAGCTGCTCATGCTGAGACCATCCAGGAGCTCCAGAAGACCAGAAAAATCCTGAACATGGAGAGCAACATCTGCAACGACTACAAG CTGGAGCTTGAGCAGCTGTCAAAGAAGATGAACAGTGACCAAGCAAGGTACAGGCAGACGCTGGAGCAGCAGACGCAACTACTGGATGCAAGGGCAGCAAAAATCAACAAACTGGAAG ctcagctcagagagATCGCCTATGGTGCAAAAATGTACACCTTTCAAGCAGAGGTCACTGGAGAACATGAGGCAGACGAGGAAACTGTTCACCTGGAGCATGGAGAAAACCTTCTTGAGCTCCATATCATTGGTGCCACACTGTCGCCATCAGCAATGGAGCTCTTGGGCGAATGTGAACCCTCCACTTTTTGTACATACACCTTCTATAAGTTTGAAATGCACTGCACCCCGTTGGTGATGGGAGACGAACCCAAATATGGCTTCACATCCAAATACATCGTTAACATGGACAACGACTTCCTTGAGTACGTCCACAGACACTCCGTCACAGTGGAGCTTCATCAGAAGCTGGTGGGTTGTAACTGGAGGACGGTGGCAGCTTCTCAGCTCCGACTGCAGCAGCTTCTAGAGCACGAAGGAAAAGTTCAGGGCAGTGTGCCGCTGGTTG GCATGTCCAATGAGGTTCCTGCCTTCGGTTCCCTGCATTACTGGTTCAGGTTGAAGCTTCCCATGACTGAAACCATCCATCTCTATAAAGAGAAGGTGAAGGCTGTGGACTACATCCACTCTGCTCTGAGCCAAGACACACAG CagctgtccagcagcaggtggaatGAGCTTCACATCACCGTGCAAAGATGCAGAGATCTGAAGCCTAGGGGGTCACAGGAGCCAAGCCCATATGTGGTCTTCAGGTTCTTTAAGTTCCCCGACTACCCCACTGCCACTGTCCATGGCAGCTTCCAGCCGCATTTCAGTGACACCAAGTCCTACAGTGTCTGCATGGACACAGAGCTGGATCAGTACCTGAGGCAAGAGCTCATTCAGTTCTACGTGTTTGACTTCAAAGAGCAGGAGTTGGACAGTTACATGGGGAAGGTCAGAATACCTCTGCTGCCACTGGCTCAAGATCAGGAGATCACTG gtgtgtttgagCTGACCGATGACTCTGGACACCCTGCTGGACATATCGAAGTGATGCTGAAATGGAAATCCACTTACAAAACTGAAAACTACTTCCTTCCATCGtcctccatcagcaccaccaaAGACGGGCAGTACTTTCTGCCGGGCAGTACTTTCTTACTGACAGGCGGTAGGAAAGAGGAAGTGGAACAAGAAAAAGAGGTGCTTCACCCTTGGCAGGATGAGGAGAAAGATGAGACCCAAGAAGAGGAGCGGGCCAACGGAGACGCTGTCAACGCGACGTCTCAGCCCGATAGAGCTGCATGTCAG GTTCCTCTGCCTAAACCCAGACAGAAGACACACCTAAAGGAGGTCAAAAAGGTCACGTTTGTAGATGCCAGCATCACAGACAACACCCAGCAG gctGAGAGCTTAAGAGGTGTCTCAGTGGAGAAGACACAGATGAGTCCATCACATATTGTCAAA GATGTTTTGAGTCCAGCATCTCAaagcacagaagaagaaaaggacgaAGAGTCTCAGTTCTCTGAGGGACAGCTGGTCTCCACCAGCTGCCAGTCTGATGACTCTGAACTCTCTGAGGAGATCGTGGAAG ATGTTGTTGTCCCGCCAGCCAAAGAGGATCAGGGGGAATCGACTGAGTCCGACAGTGATGACTGCATCGTTCAGGCTCAGACCACAGGGAGGAAG CCCTCAGAGCGGATGCGCGTGGAGATCCTGTCTCTTAGCCTTGTGCCAGAGGGTCGAGTGGCCCAGGACAGCAGCGTGGCCCGTCTGTTTGTGGAGTACTCCCTCTTAGATCTGCACACAGAGGAAACACCCCTGTCCCTGCCCAAACCACCCCGGGGCACAAACATCAACTATAACTACAGCAAAG TTGTTCCTGTGGATGCGGAGAACAACAGCACGAGGCGGCAGCTGCTGAGGGCGGTACTGCAGGGAaagaaccctcagatggagcG aatcCGCTTTACTGTGGTGAGCGAGCctcctgaagaagaggaggacagggagtgTGAAGACGTCGGAGTGGCCTTTCTGAGAATTCCTGATATTCTGGAGCAACAACAGGACCTGACTGAGACCAGCCTGAACA TTCTGGACGTGACGGACAGCAGTGAGACGCTCGGCACACTAACTGTGACTGTCGAGGGTCTGGAGGCGCTGCAGGCCATCATGGAGGacgaggaccaggaccaggagactCCCATCACTTCTCTGCTTTTACTGAGATGA